One stretch of Ficedula albicollis isolate OC2 chromosome 7, FicAlb1.5, whole genome shotgun sequence DNA includes these proteins:
- the DARS gene encoding aspartate--tRNA ligase, cytoplasmic, which yields MPSAAGRGQGQDRRPENEDSSAADDYAKERYGVSSMIQSQEKPDRVLVRIKDLTVEKADEEVWVRGRIHTSRAKGKQCFLVLRQQQFNIQALVAVGQHASKQMVKFAANITKESIVDIEGVVRKAHQKIGGCTQQDVELHVQRIYVISSAEPRLPLQLDDAVRPEVEGEEDGRATVNQDTRLDNRIIDLRTSTSQAIFCLQSGICQLFRETLIRKGFVEIQTPKIISAASEGGANVFTVSYFKTSAYLAQSPQLYKQMCICADFEKVFCVGPVFRAEDSNTHRHLTEFVGLDIEMAFNYHYHEVVDEIADTLVQIFKGLQERFQTEIQTVSKQFPCEPFKFLEPTLRLEYQEGVAMLREAGVEMGDEEDLSTPNEKLLGRLVKEKYDTDFYILDKYPLAVRPFYTMPDPANPKTSNSYDMFMRGEEILSGAQRIHDPQLLTERAKHHGIDLEKIKAYIDSFRFGAPPHAGGGIGLERVTMLYLGLHNVRQTSMFPRDPKRLTP from the exons aTAGAGTTTTGGTTCGCATAAAAGACTTGACGGTGGAGAAGGCTGATGAAGAGGTTTGGGTTCGTGGCAGAATTCACACCAGCAGAGCTAAAG GGAAGCAGTGTTTCTTAGTCCTGCGTCAGCAGCAGTTTAATATCCAGGCTCTTGTGGCTGTGGGACAGCATGCAAGCAAGCAGATGGTAAAGTTTGCTGCCAA CATCACCAAAGAGAGCATTGTGGACATAGAAGGCGTTGTGAGAAAAGCACATCAGAAAATCGGGGGTTGTACTCAGCAAGACGTTGAGCTTCATGTTCAAAGG ATCTATGTGATCAGTTCAGCTGAACCCCGGCTGCCCTTACAGCTGGATGATGCTGTTCGACCAGAAGTGGAAGGAGAGGAG GATGGAAGAGCTACTGTAAACCAAGATACAAGACTGGACAACAGAATCATTGATCTGAGG ACCTCCACTAGTCAGGCAATCTTCTGCCTTCAGTCTGGTATTTGTCAGCTTTTCCGAGAAACTCTTATTCGCAAGGGATTTGTGGAAATTCAGACTCCCAAAATCATTTCAG CTGCCAGTGAAGGAGGAGCCAATGTGTTTACTGTATCCTACTTCAAAACCAGTGCCTACCTGGCTCAGTCCCCACAGCTGTACAAGCAGATGTGTATATGTGCTGACTTTGAAAAGGTTTTCTGTGTCGGGCCAG TATTTAGAGCTGAGGACTCCAATACTCACAGACACCTGACTGAGTTTGTTGGTCTGGATATTGAAATGGCTTTTAATTATCACTATCATGAAGTGGTAGATGAGATTGCAGATACCTTGGTGCAGATATTCAAGGGACTTCAGGAAAG ATTCCAAACAGAAATTCAGACTGTGAGCAAACAGTTCCCATGTGAGCCATTTAAGTTTTTGGAGCCAACTCTGAGGCTGGAATACCAGGAAGGTGTGGCCATGCTTCGAGAGGCTGGTGTGGAGATGGGTGATGAGGAGGATCTCAG CACACCTAATGAAAAGCTCCTGGGACGCCTGGTAAAGGAAAAG TACGACACAGACTTCTACATTCTTGACAAATATCCTCTTGCTGTGAGGCCTTTTTATACAATGCCAGACCCAGCCAACCCT AAAACCTCTAACTCATATGATATGTTCATGAGAGGAGAAGAAATCTTGTCTGGAGCTCAGAGAATTCACGACCCCCAGCTGCTGACAGAAAGAGCCAAGCATCATGGCATTG atttggagaaaataaaggcTTATATTGACTCCTTTCGGTTTGGTGCACCTCCACACGCAGGTGGTGGAATAG GGCTGGAGAGAGTGACCATGCTGTACCTGGGGCTGCACAACGTCCGTCAGACCTCCATGTTCCCGAGGGATCCCAAACGCCTGACGCCctga